DNA sequence from the Arthrobacter jinronghuae genome:
CCCAGGACACCCAGCCAGTGCTGGATGAGGAAGGTGCCGTGGAAGCCGATGAACAGGAGCCAGAAGTGGATCTTGCCCAGGCGTTCGTTGAGCATCTTGCCGGTCCACTTGGGCCACCAGAAGTAGAAGCCTGCGAACATCGCGAACACCACGGTGCCGAAGATGACGTAGTGGAAGTGTGCCACCACGAAGTACGTATCCGAGACGTGGAAGTCCAGCGGCGGGGAGGACAGGATGATGCCGGTCAGACCGCCGAAGAGGAACGTAATGAGGAAGCCGATGCTCCAGAGCATGGGGGTCTCAAAGGTAATGGACCCCCGCCACATGGTGCCGATCCAGTTGAAGAACTTCACGCCCGTAGGCACCGCAATCAACATCGTCATGAAGGCGAAGAACGGCAGCATGACTGCGCCGGTCACGTACATGTGGTGCGCCCAGACCGTCACCGACAGGGCGGCGATGGCGATGGTTGCGTAGACCAGGCCCTTGTAGCCGAAGATCGGCTTGCGGCTGAAGACCGGGAAGATCTCGGAGACGATGCCGAAGAACGGCAGGGCGATGATGTAGACCTCGGGGTGGCCGAAGAACCAGAACAGGTGCTGCCACAGGATGGCGCCGCCGCGTTCCGGATCGAAGATGTGCGCTCCGAAGCGCCGGTCGGCGCCGAGGGCGAACAGTGCAGCAGCCAGGGGCGGGAACGCCATCAGGACCAGGATGGCCGTAACCAGCGTGTTCCAGGTGAAGATCGGCATGCGCCACATGGTCATGCCCGGGGCACGCATGCAGATGATGGTGGTGATGAAGTTGACCGCACCGAGGATGGTGCCGAAGCCGGACAGCGCCAGGCCGAAGACCCAGAGGTCTCCGCCCACGCCCGGAGAGAACGTGGTGCTGGACAGCGGGGTGTACGCGAACCAGCCGAAGGAAGCTGCGCCCTGCGGCGTAATGAAGCCGGCAACGGCAATGGTGCTGCCGAAGAGGAAGAACCAGAACGCCAGGGCGTTCAACCGCGGGAAGGCAACATCCGGTGCGCCGATCTGCAGGGGCATGATGACGTTCGCGAAACCGGAGAACAGCGGGGTGGCGAACATCAGCAGCATCACGGTGCCGTGCATCGTGAACAGCTGGTTGTACTGGTCCTTGGTCTGCAGGATCTGCATACCGGGTTCAAACAGCTCCGCGCGGATGACCAATGCCATCACGCCTGCGAGGCAGAAGAAGATAAACGAGGCAATCAGGTACATGTACCCGATCGTCTTGTGGTCAGTGGACGTGATCCAGCTGACAACGATTCGTCCCTTGGAGACGGGTACTACGCGAGGCGCAACCCTGGTGCCGGAATCTTCCGAAGTGTATTCGAGAGTAGTCATGACGTCACCTACTTCCTAACTTCGCTAGATTCTGAGTTGTACTGGCGGTCGTAGTTCTCGTCGACCTGCCCGCTGGGCAGGGTCGCTACGTACTCGTCGTACTCGGCTTCGCTGACAACCTCGACGTTGAAGAGCATTTCGGAGTGGTACTCACCGCAGAGCTCGGCGCACTTACCGTCGAAGGTTCCGGTCTTACCGGTTTCGAGGGTGATGACGTTGGTGCGGCCGGGGTAGACGTCCATCTTCTGCAGGAACGCAGGCACCCAGAAGGAGTGCTGGACGTCGCGGGTGTTCAGCTGCAGTTCGATGGTCTGGTCAACAGGGAGCACCAACGTGGGGAACTCGTCCTGCTTGACTTCCTGGCCGTCGAGGTTTACCTGAACGCCCTGGTAGTACTTGTCTTCGTTGACATAGTTGAAGTCCCAGGACCACTGCTTGGCGCGCACATCAATGATGACCCGGTCCGGGTCATCGCTGGTTGCATTGATCGCCTTGATGTCCTGGTTGGTGAAGTAGAACAACACCAGAACCATGAACAGCGGTACGGCCGTGTAGAAGATTTCCAGCGGCAGGTTGTAGCTGAGCTGGCGGGGGTACCCGGTCTCGTTCTTGCGGCGGCGGTAGGCAACCATGCACCACAGGATCAAAGCCCAGGTGAGGATACCAACCGCCAGGGCGGCAATCCACGAGTTGACCCACAGGTCAATGATGCGGCCGGTGTGGTTAGTGGTGTCGCGGTCCGACGGCAACCAGCCCGTTTGAGCCTCCGATGAACACCCCGATAAAAACAACGCGCCGGCCGACGTTACGGCTGAGATCTTTAAGATCCTGGCGCGTCGGCTGCTGGTTCGGTCCTGCGAACTCACAGACGGCCCTTCCTCTTGTTGCGTGCAAGTGCTGTCCGTACGGAGACAAAAAAGTTCCCGTCTACGGACATTAGTTTTACTACTACGTGTAGAGCTTACCCGTACGCGCGGCGATCCAGTGACAGATCACCGCCGCGCCGGGCGTTTAATGCTCCTATTGCGGGCCGCCGCAGCCATGGTTCCTAGTGGAAGGAATCTCCACAGGCGCATGAGCCGCCGGCGTTGGGGTTGTCGATGGTGAACCCCTGCTTCGAGATGGTGTCCTCGAAGTCGATCGATGCGCCGGACAGGTAGGGGACGCTCATCTTGTCCACGATGACCTCGACGCCGTCGAAGTCACGGACGGCGTCGCCGTCCAGGACGCGCTCGTCGAAGTAGAGCTGGTAGATGAGTCCCGAGCAGCCTCCGGGCTGGACTGCCACACGGAGACGGAGGTCGGTGCGGCCTTCCTGCTCCAGCAGGCTGCGGACCTTCTGTGCGGCTACATCAGACAGCAGTACTTCGTGTACGGGCAGCTCGGCCTCTGCTGCAGCGGTCGTGTTTTCGCTGGTGGAAACGCTCATAGTTTCTCTCTTTCCTCAGCTGGTCTTTCCGCGTACACGCCTTGAATCGCCTGCCGCGGGCCGGACCAGTGTCTCAATGGTACGTCTGCTGGCCCCCAACGATCTAACAGGTGCCGGGCCTAAAAGAATTCCCGCCCGGCACCTGCTTTGGTCCTGTTTCCTAGCCTGCAACGGCTCCCAGGCGGGCGAGGAGCAGCGCTTCGGCCAGGATGGCGTTCCGGAAGTCGCCCAGGTCCAGTGATTCGTTGGCGCTGTGGGCGCGTGAATCCGGATCCTCGACGCCGGTGATCAGGATCTGCGCCTCCGGGAACAGTTCCACGAGGTCCGAGATGAACGGGATGGATCCGCCCATGCCCGATTCCACCGGCTCCACACCCCACGCCCGTTCGAGGGCCCACAACGCGGTGCGTGCGGCGCTGGCAGTGGTGTCGGTGGCGAAGGCATTGCCCTGCTCCCCCGGTGTGAACGTGACCTTGGCACCGAAGGGAGCATGAGCCTGGACGTGTGCCTCGACGGCTGCCATGGCCTCCTCCGGGCTCTGCCCGGGGGCCAGGCGCAGACTGAACTTCGCGCGGGCCTTCGGCTGGATGGTGTTGGAGGACATCGCCACGGTCGGTACATCTATGCCGATGATCGACAGGGCGGGTTTGGTCCACAGCCGGGAGGCAATGGAGCCCGTTCCGGCGAGCCGGACGCCGTCGAGCAGCGACGAATCGGCACGGAAGTCTGCCTCGGGGTACTCCACGGCGGCATCGTCACCGGACACGAGTCCGGCGATGGCGACGTCGCCGGCGTCGTCATGGAACGTCGCAATCAGCCGGGCCAGCAGGGTGGGCGCGTCCAGCACCGGACCGCCGAACATCCCGGAGTGCACGGCGTGGTCCAGCACCTGCACCTCCACGGTGCCGTCCACCAGCCCGCGCAGGCTCGTGGTGAGCGCCGGTACACCTACCTTCCAGTTGCCCGAATCGGCAACCACAATGACGTCGGCCCGCAGCAGGTCCTGGTAGGTCTCCAGGAAGGTGCGGAAGGTCGGGGACCCGGCTTCTTCCTCACCTTCGATGAACAGGGTGACACCGACGCCGGACTCCTCCCCCAGGACGTCCTCCAGGGCACGCAGTGCACCGATATGCGCCATGATGCCGGCCTTGTCATCAGCAGCGCCGCGGCCGTAGAGCCGTCCGTTGCGCTCTTCGGCGGTGAAGGGGTCGGACTCCCAGAGGTCCGGGTCCCCGGGCGGCTGGACATCGTGGTGGGCGTACAGCAGGACGGTGGGCGCGCCGGCCCGGGCGGGACGGCGGGCGACGACGGCGGGGCCGCCGGGGGTGCCGTTGTTGTCCACCCGGAGCACCTGGACGTCTTCGATGCCGGCTTCGCGGACCAGCTCGGCGACGGCGGCGGCACTGCGGTTCAGGTGCTCCGGATCAAAGGAGTCCCACGCGATGCCCGGGATGCTCACCAGGGACTTGAGCTGCTCGACGGTCCGCGGGAAATCCGCGGCCACGCTGGCACGGAGGGCGTCCTCATGGACATCCGCGGATGAGGGATTTGCGTCTGGAGTGGGGTTGGAAGTCATAGCCAAAACCCTACAATCTTTCACGGTATCCTTGGGATGTGTTCGGACGAAAGAAAGAAGCGCCCACCGCGCAGGAAACTGTGGACCAGGCAGCTGCCGCTGACCAGGCAGCCAACGTACGGGTGGGCAAGGGTGCCCCGACGCCCCGCCGCAAGGACCAGGTAGCCGCCCGCCGGCGGCCGTTGGTTCCTGATGACCGGAAGGCGGCCAAGGCTGCCAACCGCGATGCACTCCGGGAGGAGCGGCTGAAGACCCGCCGCGCCCTGGACACCGGCGAAGAGCGTTACCTTCCCCTTCGGGACAAGGGCCCCAACCGCCGGTTTGTCCGCGACGTTGTTGATGCCCGCTGGAACATCGGCGAATTCATCATGATCGCTGCGCTGGTCTTCGTCCTGTTCAGCTTCATCCCGAGCATCGATGTCCAGCTGATTGTGATGGCTGCGTTCTGGGTGCTGATCCTTTTGGTCATTGCGGACAGCTTTATGCTGCGCCGGCAGATCCGGAAGCGCCTGACGGCCAAGTTCGGCGGGCCCAACCCCGGTGATGTCTGGTACGGGGTTTCCCGTTCCCTGCAGCTGCGGCGTTTCCGCCTCCCGAAGCCGCAGGTCCGCCGCGGCCAGTACCCCTCCTGAGCGTTTTCCAAGACAAACTTCCGTACGAAAAATGAAAGGGCCGCCCGCGGGCGGCCCTTTCATTGCTTAACGGCGCGCCCGGGCCAGGCCCCGGTTGATCCGTGCCGCCCAGAAAGGACCTTCATACAGGAACGCGGTGTACCCCTGCACCAGAACCGCACCGGCATCGAGGCGCTCCTGTACATCGGCGGCCGTTTCCACTCCCCCGACGGAAATGATGGCCGGGCCGTCCTCCCCCAGCCCGGCGCGCAGCCGCCGCAGTACCTCGAGGGACCGTTTCTTCAGCGGGGCACCGCTGAGCCCGCCGACGCCGCAGGCAATCACGCGTTCCGGGTCGGTCACCAGGTTTTCCCGGGTGATGGTGGTGTTGGTGGCGATCACGCCGTCCAGCTTCAGGGACAGGGCGAGCTCGGCGACGTCGTCAATGTCCGCGTCGCTCAGGTCCGGGGCGATCTTGACCAGCAGCGGGACGTGCCGGCCGGCGGCCTCGTCTGCGGCGCTGCCCACCTGGGCCAGCAGCGGCCGCAGCGTGGAAATGTCCTGCAGCAGGCGCAGCCCGGGCGTGTTGGGTGAGCTGACGTTAACGGCGAGGTAGTCGGCGTAGGGGGCCAGTTCCCGGGTGCTGGCGAGGTAGTCCTCAACGGCGTCCGTGAGTTCGACGGTCTTGGTCTTGCCGATATTCACACCGATGACGGGCCGCGGCGTCCCGAAGGCTTTTGCCAGTGCCGTCCGGGCCTTGTCCAGGCGGGGCGCCACGGCGGCGGCGCCGTCGTTGTTGAAGCCCATCCGGTTGATCACCGCCCGGTCCTCGACGAGGCGGAACAGGCGAGGCTTCGGATTGCCCGGCTGGGCGGAGGCAGTCACGGTACCCACCTCCACGTGCCCGAAGCCCAGGTTGCAGAGGGCAACAATGCCCGAGCCTTCCTTGTCGAATCCCGCAGCCAGCCCGAACGGGGACGGAAACGTCAGGCCCAGTGCCTCGGTCCGCAGCACCGGGGCAGGGCGCATCAGGCGGCGCAGCACCGGACCGGCGGGCGTGCGGGCGGCGGCACGGATGAGGACAAAACCGATCCGGTGGGCCAGTTCGGGATCCATGCCGGAGAAAACGAGCCGGAAAAAGGCGGGATAGATGCGCATACGTCAAAGATTGCAGAACCGGCACCGTGTGCCAAACCCCAACGGCAAACCGGCGCGCGGTCGGCTAATGTCGGTTGCATGCGCCGCGAACACCCCACTTGGAAACCTGATGTTCTCGGCGACGGGTTCCGCAGCCTGACCCTCGAGCTGGGGGAAGACGACGAAGGCCCGGTGGTTGCAACCCTGGTCTCGTACTGTCCGCCGGTTCCGCCCGTCCCGGCCGGAGGCAAGATCGATGCCGTCCTGTACCTGCACGGATGGAGTGACTATTTCTTCCAGGCGGACCTGGCACGGTTCTGGGCCGCGCAGGGGGCGGCCTTCTACGCCCTCGACCTGCGCAAATACGGCAGAAGCCTGCGCCCGGGGCAGTCGGAGGGCTATGTGAGCGACCTGGCGGAGTACGACGCCGATATCGAGGCGGCGCTCGAGGCTATGGAGGCGGATATCCAGGCCCGTTTCGGCGCGGGCATGCGCACCACGCTGATGGCGCACTCGACCGGCGGGCTGGTCGCCGCACTCTGGGCGGACCGTTTCCCCGGGCGCCTGCAGGCACTGATCCTGAACAGTCCCTGGCTGGAGCTCAGCGGCAGTTCCATGCTCCGCTTCGCCACCAACGGCCTGCTGGAACCCGTCGCCCGCCGGAGGCCCCGGACCCGGCTGAGGATCCCCGAGTTCGGTTTCTACTTCCGGAGCATCAGTTCAGCGATGGACGGAGAGTGGGACGTGGATCCGCTCTGGCGTCCGCCGTTCAGTTTCCCGGTCCGCGCCGGCTGGCTCAGGGCTGTGCTCGCGGGGCACGCCCGGGTCGCCCGCGGCCTCGACATCCGGGTCCCGGTGCTGCTGCTCGCCTCTGCCGCCTCCACCATCTCCCCCACGTGGAATCCGCTGATGCTGCGCACCGACAGCGTGCTGGACGTGAACCTGATGGTGCAGCGCGGCGTCCTGCTTGGCCCGGAGATCACCGTGTACCGGTTCGACGGTGCCCTGCACGACACCCTGCTTTCCGCGCTGCCCGTCCGCACCCGGGTCTACGAGGGGATCCAGCGGTGGTCCAGGGCCTTTATCATCCCGCGTTAGCTCCGGCCTTGTCAGGTGCAGCGGCAGGCGCCTGGCCGGCCGCTTCCCCGGTGTCCGTGCCGCCGGCCGCCTTGTCTACGGCACCGCCGTACCTGCGGTCCCGGCGGGCATAGATTTCCACCGCTTCCCACAGGGTCCGCCGGTCTACGTCCGGCCAGAGGGTGTCCATAAAGACCATCTCGGCGTATGCGGACTGCCAGAGCATGAAATTGGAGAACCGCTGCTCGCCAGAGGTGCGCAGGAACAGGTCGACGTCGGGCAGGTCCGGTTCGTCCAGGTACTTCTGGATGGTCTTCTCGGAAATGGACCCGGGCCGCAGCTTGCCCTTCTGGACGTCGGCGGCAATGGCGGCGACGGCGTCGGCGATCTCGGCCCGGCCCCCGTAGTTCACGCACATGTTCAAGGTGCACACGGTGTTGCTGCGGGTTTCTTCTTCCGCAATTTCCAGTTCCCGCACCACGCTTTGCCACAACCGGGGACGGCGACCCGACCAGCGGATCCGTACACCCCACTCGTTGAGCTGGTCCCGCTGCCGGCGCAGTACATCCCGGCTGAAGCCCATGAGGAAGCGGACCTCCTCCGGGGAACGCTTCCAGTTCTCCGTGGAGAACGCGTACACGGAAACATGGCGGATGCCCATCTCGATGGCGCCGGCCATAACGTCCAGCAGCGCAGCCTCCCCGGCGCGGTGTCCCTCGGTCCGGGGCAGGCCGCGCTGGTTCGCCCAGCGGCCGTTGCCGTCCATCACGATCGCCACATGGGCGGGCACCAGCTCCGCCGGAACAGGCGGCGGAACCGCGCCGGAGGGGTGCGGAGCAGGCCTGCTCACGGGTCCTGCCGGCCTGGCAGCGGAAGATTTTGAACGCAAGGTCAGACACGCTCCACATGTTGAAGGGACCGCAGCACCCGTTCCAGGTGCCACTGAAGATATCCGGCCACCAGGCCGGCGGACTCGTGGCGCGGCTGCGGGCCGGAGGCGTCGGCCGTGGTCCAGTCACCGGTAAGCAGCGCGCCGAGCAGCACCATGGTCTCCGGGGACGGCGACGCCGAGCCGGGCGGCCGGCAGGCGGGACAAACAGCTCCGCCCAGCGGTGCGGAGAATGCGGTGTGCGGGCCAGGGGCTCCGCAGCGTGCACAGTCGGTGAAGCTCGGTGCCCACCCGGCGGTGGACAGGGCGCGCAGCAGATAGGAATCCAGGATCAGTTCCGGGGCGTGGGAACCGCGGCTGAGGGCCGCGAAGGCGCCGATCACCAGCTGGTAGTGGGCCTTGGCGGACTCGCCGTCGATGTCGGTCAGCCGCTCCGCGGTTTCGGCAATTGCGGCCGCAGCTGTGTAGCGGGCGTAATCGGCTGCAATGCCGTGCCCGTAGGCGCCCTTGGTCTGGGCCTGGGTCACGATGTCCATGTTTCGGCCGTGCGCGAGCAGCAGCTCGGCGACCATGAACGGTTCCAGCCGGGCGCCGAACTTGCTCGACGTCCGCCGAACGCCTTTGGCCACGGCCCGGACCTGCCCGTGTTCGCGGGTGAGGAGGACGAGGATGCGGTCCGCTTCGCCCAGCTTGTGGGTGCGCAGGACAACCGCGTCATCCCGATAAGTGCGGGATGCAAAGGATTTGGCCACGAAACCTATTTTCCCATGCCCGGGCACGCCCGGCGGACCGCTGCCGCCCGGCGTGCCCCCCGGGCAGCCTAGGACTGGTCCCGGATGGCCCGGTTCACGGCCGAGATGACGGCCTTCAACGCGGACATGGTCGTGTTGGGATCGATCCCCACACCCCACAGCACCCGCTCCCCCACGGCCAGCTCAACGTACGCCGCGGCGTGCGCGTTGCCGCTGGCGGACAATGCGTGTTCGGTGTAGTCGAGCAGCCGGACGTCGATCCCGTCCTGGCCCAGGATTTCCAGCAGCGCCGCAATGGGACCGGTTCCGCTGGCCATCCGCCGCTTCACTATGCCGTCCGCGCTCAGGGTGGCGGTGAGATTGAAGCGCCCGTCGGCAGCCGAGTCCGCGTTTACCGACGTCAGCTCGTAATGTCCCCAGGCCGCGCCGTCGGACTCCGGCGTGTGCGGCAGGTACTCGTCCTGGAACACCTTCCAGAGCTCTGCTCCGGTGATCTCGCCGCCGGCGGTGTCCGTGCGGCGCTGGATCACCCCGGAGAATTCGATCTGCGCGCGGCGCGGCAGGTCCAGGTTGTGCTCATTCTTGAGCAGGTAGGCCACGCCGCCCTTGCCGGACTGGGAATTCACGCGGATCACTGCTTCGTAGCTGCGGCCGATGTCCTTCGGATCGATCGGCAGGTAGGGCACGCCCCACTGCAGCTCGTTCACCGTCTTGCCGTCCGCGGCGGCCTGGCTCTCCATGGCTTCGAAGCCCTTCTTAATGGCGTCCTGATGGGAGCCGGAGAAGGCGGTGAAGACCAGGTCCCCGCCGTACGGTGACCGCTCGGGCACGGGGAGCTGGTTGCAGTATTCGACGGTGCGGCGGATCTCGTCCATGTCGGAGAAGTCGATCTGGGGGTCTATGCCGTGGCTGAACAGGTTCATGCCCAGCGTCACCAAGTCCACATTGCCGGTGCGTTCGCCGTTGCCGAAGAGGCAGCCTTCAATCCGGTCCGCGCCGGCGAGGTAGCCCAGTTCCGCCGCTGCGACACCGGTGCCCCGGTCATTGTGCGGGTGCAGGGACAGGATGACGGATTCGCGGTTGGCAATGTTCCGGTGCATCCACTCAATGGAGTCCGCGTAGACGTTCGGTGTGGTCATTTCCACCGTTGCCGGAAGATTCAGGATCATCTGCCGGTCAGGGGATGCCTCCAGGACTTCCGCGACCGCGTCGGAGATCCGCAGCGCAAAATCCAGCTCCGTGCCGGTGTAGGACTCGGGCGAGTACTCGTAGGTGACATCGACGCCGCGCAGCTGCTCCTCGTATTTTCTGCACAGGCGCGCACCCGAGAGGGCAATATCCACAATGCCGTCGCGGTCCGTGTTGAACACAACGCGTCGCTGCAGCACCGACGTCGAGTTGTACAGGTGGACGATCGCCCGGTCCGCGCCCTCAAGGGATTCGTAGGTGCGCTCAATCAGGTGCTCCCTGGACTGGGTCAGGACCTGGATGGTGACGTCATCAGGGATCCGGTCCCCCTCGATAAGCTGGCGCACGAAGTCAAAGTCCAGCTGGGAGGCGGAGGGGAAACCGACTTCGATCTCCTTGAACCCCATCTTCACCAGCAGGTCGAACATCTTATGCTTGCGTTCGGGCGTCATGGGGTCGATCAGCGCCTGATTCCCGTCCCGCAGGTCCACGGCGCACCAGCGCGGTGCCTTGGTGAGGACCTTGTCCGGCCAGGTCCGGTCCGGCAGGTTCACGGCAATCTGCTCGTGGAAGGGAACGTACTTGTTGATCGGCATGCCCGAGGGCTGCTGTGCGTTACGCATGGTGTTGTCTGGCCTTTTCTAGTCGATCATCAGAAAGAGTGGCCGGGCAACACAGACTCCGCAGCGAGGGGCGGCCTAAGCAGGTGCTTGTGTGGCCTCGCCGCGGCAGCTAAGGAGGAGGATCTCTGCGTGCACGTGACCAGACTAACACGCAGCCGTCCAGGTTCCTGAAGAGCTAGTTCCCAAACGCCGTCTGGCACGTTACCTGGGCCGCGGTTTGTCCGTCCAGGTCTCCCAGATCGCCCAGATCCCCCATCGTGGAACCGCTGGCGAAGTCCGTGCCGATCTGCACGGATACCCCGGTGTAGGCGCCGCTGAGTACCA
Encoded proteins:
- the ctaC gene encoding aa3-type cytochrome oxidase subunit II, coding for MSSQDRTSSRRARILKISAVTSAGALFLSGCSSEAQTGWLPSDRDTTNHTGRIIDLWVNSWIAALAVGILTWALILWCMVAYRRRKNETGYPRQLSYNLPLEIFYTAVPLFMVLVLFYFTNQDIKAINATSDDPDRVIIDVRAKQWSWDFNYVNEDKYYQGVQVNLDGQEVKQDEFPTLVLPVDQTIELQLNTRDVQHSFWVPAFLQKMDVYPGRTNVITLETGKTGTFDGKCAELCGEYHSEMLFNVEVVSEAEYDEYVATLPSGQVDENYDRQYNSESSEVRK
- a CDS encoding HesB/IscA family protein; its protein translation is MSVSTSENTTAAAEAELPVHEVLLSDVAAQKVRSLLEQEGRTDLRLRVAVQPGGCSGLIYQLYFDERVLDGDAVRDFDGVEVIVDKMSVPYLSGASIDFEDTISKQGFTIDNPNAGGSCACGDSFH
- the leuA gene encoding 2-isopropylmalate synthase, producing MRNAQQPSGMPINKYVPFHEQIAVNLPDRTWPDKVLTKAPRWCAVDLRDGNQALIDPMTPERKHKMFDLLVKMGFKEIEVGFPSASQLDFDFVRQLIEGDRIPDDVTIQVLTQSREHLIERTYESLEGADRAIVHLYNSTSVLQRRVVFNTDRDGIVDIALSGARLCRKYEEQLRGVDVTYEYSPESYTGTELDFALRISDAVAEVLEASPDRQMILNLPATVEMTTPNVYADSIEWMHRNIANRESVILSLHPHNDRGTGVAAAELGYLAGADRIEGCLFGNGERTGNVDLVTLGMNLFSHGIDPQIDFSDMDEIRRTVEYCNQLPVPERSPYGGDLVFTAFSGSHQDAIKKGFEAMESQAAADGKTVNELQWGVPYLPIDPKDIGRSYEAVIRVNSQSGKGGVAYLLKNEHNLDLPRRAQIEFSGVIQRRTDTAGGEITGAELWKVFQDEYLPHTPESDGAAWGHYELTSVNADSAADGRFNLTATLSADGIVKRRMASGTGPIAALLEILGQDGIDVRLLDYTEHALSASGNAHAAAYVELAVGERVLWGVGIDPNTTMSALKAVISAVNRAIRDQS
- a CDS encoding alpha/beta hydrolase, whose translation is MRREHPTWKPDVLGDGFRSLTLELGEDDEGPVVATLVSYCPPVPPVPAGGKIDAVLYLHGWSDYFFQADLARFWAAQGAAFYALDLRKYGRSLRPGQSEGYVSDLAEYDADIEAALEAMEADIQARFGAGMRTTLMAHSTGGLVAALWADRFPGRLQALILNSPWLELSGSSMLRFATNGLLEPVARRRPRTRLRIPEFGFYFRSISSAMDGEWDVDPLWRPPFSFPVRAGWLRAVLAGHARVARGLDIRVPVLLLASAASTISPTWNPLMLRTDSVLDVNLMVQRGVLLGPEITVYRFDGALHDTLLSALPVRTRVYEGIQRWSRAFIIPR
- a CDS encoding DUF3043 domain-containing protein, which produces MFGRKKEAPTAQETVDQAAAADQAANVRVGKGAPTPRRKDQVAARRRPLVPDDRKAAKAANRDALREERLKTRRALDTGEERYLPLRDKGPNRRFVRDVVDARWNIGEFIMIAALVFVLFSFIPSIDVQLIVMAAFWVLILLVIADSFMLRRQIRKRLTAKFGGPNPGDVWYGVSRSLQLRRFRLPKPQVRRGQYPS
- the ctaD gene encoding aa3-type cytochrome oxidase subunit I, producing MTTLEYTSEDSGTRVAPRVVPVSKGRIVVSWITSTDHKTIGYMYLIASFIFFCLAGVMALVIRAELFEPGMQILQTKDQYNQLFTMHGTVMLLMFATPLFSGFANVIMPLQIGAPDVAFPRLNALAFWFFLFGSTIAVAGFITPQGAASFGWFAYTPLSSTTFSPGVGGDLWVFGLALSGFGTILGAVNFITTIICMRAPGMTMWRMPIFTWNTLVTAILVLMAFPPLAAALFALGADRRFGAHIFDPERGGAILWQHLFWFFGHPEVYIIALPFFGIVSEIFPVFSRKPIFGYKGLVYATIAIAALSVTVWAHHMYVTGAVMLPFFAFMTMLIAVPTGVKFFNWIGTMWRGSITFETPMLWSIGFLITFLFGGLTGIILSSPPLDFHVSDTYFVVAHFHYVIFGTVVFAMFAGFYFWWPKWTGKMLNERLGKIHFWLLFIGFHGTFLIQHWLGVLGMPRRYADYLVEDNFTAMNQFSTIASFVLGASMIPFFWNVYITWRHGKKVEVDDPWGFGGSLEWATSCPPPRHNFTSLPRIRSERPALDLHHPELQQHVTDDSAAAKVFGPGDRKEKV
- a CDS encoding isoprenyl transferase — its product is MSRPAPHPSGAVPPPVPAELVPAHVAIVMDGNGRWANQRGLPRTEGHRAGEAALLDVMAGAIEMGIRHVSVYAFSTENWKRSPEEVRFLMGFSRDVLRRQRDQLNEWGVRIRWSGRRPRLWQSVVRELEIAEEETRSNTVCTLNMCVNYGGRAEIADAVAAIAADVQKGKLRPGSISEKTIQKYLDEPDLPDVDLFLRTSGEQRFSNFMLWQSAYAEMVFMDTLWPDVDRRTLWEAVEIYARRDRRYGGAVDKAAGGTDTGEAAGQAPAAAPDKAGANAG
- a CDS encoding dipeptidase; translation: MTSNPTPDANPSSADVHEDALRASVAADFPRTVEQLKSLVSIPGIAWDSFDPEHLNRSAAAVAELVREAGIEDVQVLRVDNNGTPGGPAVVARRPARAGAPTVLLYAHHDVQPPGDPDLWESDPFTAEERNGRLYGRGAADDKAGIMAHIGALRALEDVLGEESGVGVTLFIEGEEEAGSPTFRTFLETYQDLLRADVIVVADSGNWKVGVPALTTSLRGLVDGTVEVQVLDHAVHSGMFGGPVLDAPTLLARLIATFHDDAGDVAIAGLVSGDDAAVEYPEADFRADSSLLDGVRLAGTGSIASRLWTKPALSIIGIDVPTVAMSSNTIQPKARAKFSLRLAPGQSPEEAMAAVEAHVQAHAPFGAKVTFTPGEQGNAFATDTTASAARTALWALERAWGVEPVESGMGGSIPFISDLVELFPEAQILITGVEDPDSRAHSANESLDLGDFRNAILAEALLLARLGAVAG
- a CDS encoding quinone-dependent dihydroorotate dehydrogenase gives rise to the protein MRIYPAFFRLVFSGMDPELAHRIGFVLIRAAARTPAGPVLRRLMRPAPVLRTEALGLTFPSPFGLAAGFDKEGSGIVALCNLGFGHVEVGTVTASAQPGNPKPRLFRLVEDRAVINRMGFNNDGAAAVAPRLDKARTALAKAFGTPRPVIGVNIGKTKTVELTDAVEDYLASTRELAPYADYLAVNVSSPNTPGLRLLQDISTLRPLLAQVGSAADEAAGRHVPLLVKIAPDLSDADIDDVAELALSLKLDGVIATNTTITRENLVTDPERVIACGVGGLSGAPLKKRSLEVLRRLRAGLGEDGPAIISVGGVETAADVQERLDAGAVLVQGYTAFLYEGPFWAARINRGLARARR
- the recO gene encoding DNA repair protein RecO encodes the protein MAKSFASRTYRDDAVVLRTHKLGEADRILVLLTREHGQVRAVAKGVRRTSSKFGARLEPFMVAELLLAHGRNMDIVTQAQTKGAYGHGIAADYARYTAAAAIAETAERLTDIDGESAKAHYQLVIGAFAALSRGSHAPELILDSYLLRALSTAGWAPSFTDCARCGAPGPHTAFSAPLGGAVCPACRPPGSASPSPETMVLLGALLTGDWTTADASGPQPRHESAGLVAGYLQWHLERVLRSLQHVERV